From Plasmodium cynomolgi strain B DNA, chromosome 9, whole genome shotgun sequence:
TCTGCGGGGAAGtaataaagggaaaaagagagagagaggcTCCCCACAGTGGGTACTCATCCCATGCATTATACATACGCACGTAGTATCCATATAAGCTTACTCGGGTGCTCGACCTCTCATGAACAGGCAAATCGGCGAGACGACGTAACTTGAAGGAGAAACCAAGCAAGCATTTCCATACCGCTTCCCACAAAATGAGGCACGCAGAAGGAGACGCCAAATTGGATATCACTCACCTGAAGAAGCAACTCCCTGGTGTCGTTCCCAAAGCAGTTGGTAGGCTCATGGGCAAACGTGCAATCAGCCCGTTGCAAAGTCAGCAGTGACGTAAGCATATTATTCATGTGAGTTGCACAGGTGAAGCAATCTGATCAGTGTGACGGTGACGCAGCgctccccccacacacacgaTGAAATGCAGCGGAAAAGTAGGGTACTTCTTCAACCTGAAAAGGGAGTATGGAGAGAAGAGAGCGGCTACCCTGTTAAGGACcctggaggaggagaaaactgTACAAGGAGCATTCATAACCGATTTTGTAAAAGTAGATTATTTCAACTtgacaaaaattttgttattcatGGTTAGGACAAATAAGGTGGAAACAAGTTTCGATGGTTTGTATGTTGATGGGGCGTATGCACATTTGCTGACCCATCGGGGGGTAGCGGTCTCCTCCCAGGGGGAAGGTCAGAAAGGGGTTATCCCGTCCGCGGGCGCAgagaggggagaagcggaatGCTCCGCGGGGGGGAATCCCAAAGAGGTGAACACCGTAGGGGGGAATTCCAAAGAGGTGAGCACCGTAGGGGTCAATACCGTGGAGGTGAATACCGAAGAGGCCAATCCCAGGGAAACGCAAAAGGAAAGGCATCcatggggaggagaaaaccCAAGCGTGAAAGAAAACCCAAGCGGAGGGACCGCCCCGATTAACCCCCACCCAGCcgaaaattgcgaaaaaataataattcacAATTCAGAGATACTAAACGCAGATGATATAATGAAGCAGGATGGAGAGGtggaaaacataaataaagcGATTTACTACTTAAATCCCTGTTCTGTCCTgtcagcatattttttggatgTACAGAAGAACGAAAATGTGCTGGATATGTGTGCATCTCCTGGGGGTAAGTCCCTAGTCATCGCAAACCAGCTGTTCGGGTATGACTCCTCACCAGTAAAGAGAATTAAAAACATGGAATATCTAAAGGATGGAAGTATACAAATTACATGCTCGCTAGATATGGTGAATTATTATGCTACGAAAAGACAAGGATTCTTTGTAGCAAACGAATTTAATCGAATAAGGTACGAACGATTGAAACAAGTATTAAGTAAACAATTGCCAAAAGATCTACTTTCGTCGAATAATTTTCATATCACAAATTATAATGGACTAAATATGAACTCATTTTTAAGATTCCCAAAGTTCCACAAAATATTGCTAGATGTTCCTTGCTCCACTGATGAgcatttaatgaaaaaaaaaaaaaatttactcaaCAAGTGGACAGATaaggtgataaaaaataacgcaaGTATACAATTTGAGTTGTTATGTAACTCCTTTCAGCTTTTACACACAAATGGCACTCTTGTTTATTCGACCTGTGCTCTTTCTCACCATGAGAATGATTATGTgattgaaaaatttttaaaaaaatataaaaagcaaGTTCAAATTGTCGATTTTGTGAAGGAAGAATATCAGAAACGGTTCCCTAGGGATGATTGcgatcgttttttttccgcatcTTTTGGAGGGCAATCTGTTGGGGAGGACCCCACCCACGATGTGACACTGAGCGAGGGAGAACATAACTGTGAGCAGCGTGGAAATGAGCATATAGACCGGTGTAGCCAGCATGGGAATAGACCCACTGGGGGCGATAGCGTTCCCAGTGACGGCCCGAGCACCCACTTCCTATCCTTCTTCGAGAAGACCAAATATGGCTACATTTCCCTGCCGGATAGGTCACCCTTTGGaattttatacatttgtaagattcgaaaaatttgactttttttttttccttttttgtgcatcgCGCCACATGCCCGCCACGTTgttaccattttgtgaattgTTTGCGAATTGTTTGCAATTTGTTTGCAATTTGTTTGCAATTTGTTTCCGAATtgtgtgcaaatttgttGCGAATTATGTGCAAATTTGTTGCGAATtgtgtgcaaatttgttGCGAATTCTTTGCGAGTTCCTTTTGACCATCTTGGGGGGCTCGCCGTGTGcgcacgcaaaaaaagggaggagcgGGAGCAGGgcgcgtaaaaaaaggacacgCGAAATGTAGCGTAAATGCGCGGGGAGGGGCTGTGCGGAGCGACAGTGCAGGCGTAATCGCCGCGCCTCCTCACCGCTTACCGCCCACCGCTCACCGCCCCCCGCCAGCGCTACTTCCTCGCCAAGTTGTACTTAATAATGGCGGTGTTGGCGTTCACGATGAACGCGATGAGGGAGACGCTTTTGTCGAAGGAGCTCTcggagaggaaggaaaagtGCGCGCACAACTTCAGGAAGTAGTACTTGAGTTTGTAATCGAAATTATTCCGTAACAAATACTTAATGATCGTTTCGAAAATAAAGTTGACCGGAATTTGACACGTTATTAAGCTCTGAATCTTCGTTACacattctttcatttttatttgggACGGATTTACAAAAGCAAAATCGCACAGTTCATTTATGTATGTAGAAGCAACCGAAAGGGATTGATGTGGCTTGGCCGAATTTGAATACACTGTCATTTCTAGTGCCATAATACATTTCCTCAAATTTCTACCGTGCTTATTAATcaaggttttaaaaaattctgcaGAACTGAAGGAAACAGGCACATGCTCACTTTCGCTAATATCTTTTAAGACCCCCagaatttcttcttccgtaGGGAGAGGAACTCGGATACAAATACACCTACTCTTTAAAGGCTCAATAATTTTTGACAAGTGTTCTAAGTGTAAAATAACTCTAGCATTTCTTATGTACGTCTCTAATGTCCTTCTCAATCCTGCTTGAGCTCCTTCACTTAAAAACTCGGCATCTTTAAAAACGAATATTCTGTACATGGGtgattttgaaaaaaaagatgcactTGATTTATAGCTACATAACTCTTTAATTACATTCTG
This genomic window contains:
- a CDS encoding hypothetical protein (putative), translated to MKCSGKVGYFFNLKREYGEKRAATLLRTLEEEKTVQGAFITDFVKVDYFNLTKILLFMVRTNKVETSFDGLYVDGAYAHLLTHRGVAVSSQGEGQKGVIPSAGAERGEAECSAGGNPKEVNTVGGNSKEVSTVGVNTVEVNTEEANPRETQKERHPWGGENPSVKENPSGGTAPINPHPAENCEKIIIHNSEILNADDIMKQDGEVENINKAIYYLNPCSVLSAYFLDVQKNENVLDMCASPGGKSLVIANQLFGYDSSPVKRIKNMEYLKDGSIQITCSLDMVNYYATKRQGFFVANEFNRIRYERLKQVLSKQLPKDLLSSNNFHITNYNGLNMNSFLRFPKFHKILLDVPCSTDEHLMKKKKNLLNKWTDKVIKNNASIQFELLCNSFQLLHTNGTLVYSTCALSHHENDYVIEKFLKKYKKQVQIVDFVKEEYQKRFPRDDCDRFFSASFGGQSVGEDPTHDVTLSEGEHNCEQRGNEHIDRCSQHGNRPTGGDSVPSDGPSTHFLSFFEKTKYGYISLPDRSPFGILYICKIRKI
- a CDS encoding replication factor C subunit 5 (putative) yields the protein MYRIFVFKDAEFLSEGAQAGLRRTLETYIRNARVILHLEHLSKIIEPLKSRCICIRVPLPTEEEILGVLKDISEKFFKTLINKHGRNLRKCIMALEMTVYSNSAKPHQSLSVASTYINELCDFAFVNPSQIKMKECVTKIQSLITCQIPVNFIFETIIKYLLRNNFDYKLKYYFLKLCAHFSFLSESSFDKSVSLIAFIVNANTAIIKYNLARK